The genome window CTACGAAAGGAATATCAGGCCTAATAAGCTGATTTCAAATCGATCCCTCTTGATATCGTCACTAAATCGTATTATATTAATTAGTTAGAAGCTTTTATAAAATTTTAACCGGACACTAATGTGCCATAATATATTGTCATACAAGGGAAATGCCTTTAAAAAACAGCACGCAGCATCTGATGCTAAAATGAAAGGGGCTCACGTGGTATGAATGCATCTTTTTCTTTTACAATTGTGAATGTATTGATTTTTCTATGTGTCCTGGGTTTAACCATTCAGACATTCATCGGGCTTGCCTTTTTTATTTCAAGTGTATTGGAAAATGAAAGGCGGGCAACCGTTTTCGCCGCGGTGCAATTTGCCGGTATGGCAACTCTGTTAATCATCTTTCTTTTCCTGGTTGGACGTGGGTTCTTTAAAACCTCACCCGGCATGGAGTTGCTTATCGCCGGTTTTATCTTGGTAATTTTGGCTGCCATTTTCATGGTAAGGAAAACGGCACCCAACCGGAGAGCATTACTAGGGGCAACCGGATATGTCGTCAGCAAAAGCAGCCGCTTTGACGAAAGAATGATGGTTTTTGCCAGAAATCGGTCCATCCGCCCGGATTCGGAGCAGTATGATCGATTTTACAGCGAACACCCGCAACTTGAAAAATATGACTCCGACCGCAGGGAGAAAGGCGGCCCTTTGGGGAAAATCGGTCAGATAGACAGTCCTTATGAAGGTCCCAATGTGGCGGCCCTGCTGGCATCCATTTCCATGCCTATTCATCTTTGCTCCTCCGAAATTGTCAAACCCCATGCACATCCCTGGCTCAATGGCAACAAAATCGATCTCAGCCCTTCCGAAGCAACCACCAGGATCAAAGGGTATGCGACCAACCTCGGTGCCGACCTGGTCGGTATTGCCAAGATAAATCCCCTTTGGATATACTCTCACCGGGGTGAAATTTTTCACGAAAACTGGGAAGATTGGGGCGGAAAGATTCCGGCGGACCACAAATATGCCGTTGTTATGGCCCACGAGATGTCGGCGGATATGATCGGTCCGGCCCCTCACACCCCTTCTCTGGTGGAAAGCATGAAAAACTACGCCAAGGGG of Thermodesulfobacteriota bacterium contains these proteins:
- a CDS encoding reductive dehalogenase, coding for MNASFSFTIVNVLIFLCVLGLTIQTFIGLAFFISSVLENERRATVFAAVQFAGMATLLIIFLFLVGRGFFKTSPGMELLIAGFILVILAAIFMVRKTAPNRRALLGATGYVVSKSSRFDERMMVFARNRSIRPDSEQYDRFYSEHPQLEKYDSDRREKGGPLGKIGQIDSPYEGPNVAALLASISMPIHLCSSEIVKPHAHPWLNGNKIDLSPSEATTRIKGYATNLGADLVGIAKINPLWIYSHRGEIFHENWEDWGGKIPADHKYAVVMAHEMSADMIGPAPHTPSLVESMKNYAKGAYLSTQLAAFIANLGYEATANHLRHYTAILPPLAVDAGLGEVGRLGYLITKEFGPRVRLSAVTTNLPLIPDKPVDIGVEDFCKFCKKCATCCPSESIPYAEPTEFNGTLKWKLNDETCFAYWAKAGTDCCICMKVCPWSHARTFPHRLIVRLITRNKYARKIFSVMDDIFYGRISLPKKAPKWARFKK